From Criblamydia sequanensis CRIB-18, a single genomic window includes:
- a CDS encoding alpha/beta hydrolase produces MKKNLTNTLKISIVGILLLSSFFFLKRDEITKESFPDRHVPSREIPVPTNVSRELKKNIALPLNPLMYVEPKTREEWREIVEKGSGVVTQSLMSQANKLFKVEVKPEIMAEVKTHIVSPKNIPEKNKNRILVYIHGGGYILNGGEGSIPEAMAMAHYGEIKVISIDYRMLPDYPFPAGLDDVIAVYKQVLNQYKPENIGMFGTSAGAALTASAMLKLNDLNLPQPAVIGLGTPFSDISGIGDSYQTNQDIDNFLVKYNGLLRSIANLYTGKNDMKEPLISPVYGDFKKGFPPTILTTGTRDLFLSNTVRMHQKLREAGVEAYLQVFEGCSHAFYLQVLDSPESKQAYQEMVLFFDKHLGNS; encoded by the coding sequence ATGAAAAAAAATCTTACGAATACACTCAAAATTTCAATTGTCGGGATCCTGCTCTTGTCGTCATTTTTTTTCTTGAAAAGAGATGAAATTACCAAAGAATCTTTTCCTGATAGACATGTGCCCTCAAGAGAAATTCCTGTACCGACGAATGTGAGTAGGGAGCTCAAAAAAAATATTGCGCTGCCCTTAAACCCTCTCATGTATGTCGAACCTAAAACTAGGGAAGAGTGGCGTGAAATTGTTGAAAAAGGATCGGGGGTTGTCACACAGTCTTTAATGTCTCAAGCCAATAAACTATTTAAAGTAGAAGTGAAGCCTGAAATCATGGCTGAGGTAAAGACCCATATCGTTTCACCGAAAAATATCCCTGAAAAAAATAAAAATCGCATTTTAGTGTATATTCATGGCGGCGGCTATATCTTAAATGGTGGGGAAGGAAGTATTCCTGAAGCTATGGCCATGGCGCATTATGGAGAGATCAAAGTCATTTCAATTGATTATAGAATGCTACCGGATTACCCTTTCCCGGCAGGCCTTGACGATGTTATTGCCGTTTATAAGCAAGTTCTTAATCAATATAAACCTGAAAATATCGGCATGTTTGGAACATCTGCAGGCGCAGCACTTACAGCTTCCGCTATGTTAAAACTAAATGATCTTAACCTTCCTCAACCTGCCGTCATAGGTCTTGGAACCCCTTTTTCTGATATCTCAGGAATCGGCGACTCCTATCAGACTAATCAGGATATCGATAATTTTCTTGTAAAGTATAACGGCCTTTTAAGAAGCATAGCTAACCTTTATACCGGTAAAAACGATATGAAAGAACCTTTGATTTCTCCAGTTTATGGGGATTTTAAAAAAGGATTTCCACCGACTATCCTTACAACAGGCACTCGAGATCTTTTCTTAAGCAATACGGTTCGCATGCACCAAAAGCTTAGAGAAGCTGGCGTAGAAGCCTATTTACAAGTATTTGAAGGCTGCTCCCACGCTTTTTATCTGCAAGTTCTAGACTCGCCTGAATCTAAACAAGCCTACCAAGAAATGGTTTTATTTTTTGATAAACATTTAGGGAACTCTTGA
- a CDS encoding serine hydrolase domain-containing protein, which produces MKVMQSFPIKSELEALMKENNVPGLSLVIIEKAITTMHIELGVKNVESKNPIDESTVFEAASLSKPVFAYGVLKLVEACKIDLDKPLVEYFCNPDITKDERINSITARMVLAHTTGFPNWRQKNESLKIYFQPGERFGYSGEGYLYLQKVIEHISGLFLEEYMQKNVFNFLGMEHSSYIWCNNNKKAAAHKADGSRDETQTDAPQNAAFTLHTTALDYAKFVIAILVGKGLGSEMAREMLMPHIKVHEGGISSINHYTGNLSKSVSWGLGWGIQSTKNGNSFWHWGDNGGFKSFIIGSKNNNSGIIIFTNGAKGLVLISEIIKKYRDDLQPALDWLAKEYSMQEISNRT; this is translated from the coding sequence ATGAAGGTAATGCAAAGCTTCCCGATTAAAAGTGAACTTGAAGCTTTAATGAAAGAAAATAATGTCCCTGGTCTTTCTCTTGTGATCATAGAGAAAGCAATAACTACAATGCATATTGAATTGGGTGTAAAGAATGTTGAGAGTAAAAATCCGATTGATGAAAGTACAGTATTTGAAGCTGCCTCTCTTAGTAAACCCGTCTTCGCATATGGAGTTTTAAAGTTAGTAGAGGCTTGCAAAATAGATTTAGATAAGCCACTTGTTGAATACTTTTGCAATCCCGATATAACAAAGGATGAAAGAATCAATTCTATTACAGCGAGAATGGTTTTAGCCCACACGACAGGTTTTCCCAATTGGAGGCAAAAAAACGAATCTTTAAAAATTTATTTTCAGCCGGGCGAAAGATTTGGCTATTCAGGGGAGGGTTATTTATATTTGCAAAAGGTAATAGAACATATTTCGGGGTTGTTTTTAGAAGAATATATGCAAAAAAATGTTTTTAATTTTCTCGGAATGGAACATAGCTCTTACATTTGGTGTAATAATAATAAAAAAGCGGCAGCTCACAAAGCTGACGGAAGTCGGGATGAAACGCAAACGGACGCACCTCAAAATGCGGCCTTTACTTTGCATACGACGGCACTTGATTATGCGAAATTTGTTATAGCCATATTAGTAGGAAAGGGCCTGGGTTCGGAAATGGCACGCGAAATGTTAATGCCACATATTAAAGTGCATGAAGGGGGGATTAGTTCGATTAATCATTATACAGGAAATCTCTCAAAGTCAGTTTCATGGGGTTTGGGATGGGGAATTCAGTCCACGAAAAATGGGAATTCATTTTGGCATTGGGGAGATAACGGAGGATTTAAAAGTTTTATTATAGGATCCAAGAACAATAATTCTGGAATTATTATTTTTACAAATGGCGCCAAAGGTTTAGTCCTTATTTCTGAGATAATTAAGAAATATAGGGACGATCTTCAGCCTGCTCTAGATTGGCTTGCGAAAGAATATTCAATGCAAGAAATATCTAATCGCACATAA
- a CDS encoding methyl-accepting chemotaxis protein, which yields MKWNVKMKIAAGFAFALLMLIIIGLISLRSTIILIDTSKQVTRSYDILGTLNTLLSNLKDAETGQRGFIITGRSSYLEPYLKAKEQVDQNIMTLKELLSENQKQKLDRLESLIYDKFEELHETIEVRKNDSKGFEEARQIVLTDSGKVVMDEIRNLLNQIEAEENNLLRERTEKAHANAQRSLYFIVIGTIITFISLFAITYLLTRNISDPLNEISKFAGKISEGDLNVKLLNNNRFDEVGLLTQSFNHMTKSLKEMADVATQIASGDLRVSIKPQSNKDVLGNAFLSMVDSLRHMTKELLDAINILESSVTEIVSSTGQLTSIANEIAMAIMQTTTAIEEMHQTAQIFNQRAKQVTEESEQAIQTSESGVKSAENVVIGMNRIKQQTDAISTSMNQLSLQSQSIVKIIDTVEELSSQSKLLSVNASLEASKAGDHGKGFHVVAQEMKRLTEQSEVATKQVRTILNDVQKAIQSAVAATVEGGDVINEGVRQTEIAENSIQALALTVFEAAKASTQIENSSEQQLKGIEQMALAINSIKDSTDKNLSCATLLETSGKNLNELGDQLKKMVDSYKV from the coding sequence ATGAAATGGAATGTCAAAATGAAAATCGCCGCGGGATTTGCATTCGCGCTTTTGATGTTAATCATAATCGGCTTAATTTCGCTTCGTAGTACAATCATACTTATCGATACATCCAAGCAAGTGACTCGTTCCTATGATATCCTTGGGACATTAAACACCTTACTTTCCAATCTTAAAGATGCAGAGACCGGTCAAAGAGGGTTTATTATTACAGGACGATCAAGCTATCTAGAGCCCTATCTTAAGGCTAAAGAACAAGTGGACCAAAATATAATGACTCTTAAAGAGTTGCTATCTGAAAATCAAAAGCAAAAGCTTGATAGGCTTGAAAGCTTGATTTACGATAAATTTGAAGAACTTCATGAAACCATTGAAGTTAGAAAAAATGACTCTAAGGGATTTGAAGAGGCTCGTCAAATTGTGCTCACCGATTCCGGCAAAGTAGTCATGGATGAGATTCGGAATCTCTTAAACCAGATAGAAGCCGAAGAAAATAATTTACTTCGCGAACGAACCGAAAAAGCTCATGCAAACGCCCAAAGAAGCCTTTACTTTATCGTTATAGGAACCATCATCACCTTCATTAGTTTATTTGCAATTACTTATCTTTTGACACGTAATATTTCAGATCCCCTTAATGAAATTTCAAAATTTGCGGGAAAAATTTCTGAAGGAGATTTAAACGTCAAACTTCTTAATAATAATCGATTTGATGAAGTGGGTTTGCTTACTCAATCCTTTAACCACATGACCAAATCTTTAAAAGAGATGGCGGATGTTGCAACCCAGATTGCTTCAGGTGACCTTAGAGTATCCATTAAGCCGCAGTCTAATAAAGATGTGCTTGGAAATGCTTTTTTATCCATGGTCGACAGTTTAAGGCATATGACAAAAGAGCTCTTGGATGCCATTAATATTTTAGAATCTTCCGTTACAGAAATAGTTTCATCCACCGGCCAATTAACCTCAATTGCCAACGAAATAGCCATGGCTATAATGCAAACCACAACAGCAATCGAGGAAATGCATCAAACGGCACAAATTTTTAATCAACGCGCCAAACAAGTTACTGAAGAGTCAGAGCAAGCAATACAAACCTCGGAAAGCGGTGTTAAATCAGCTGAAAACGTAGTCATAGGCATGAATCGTATTAAACAACAAACCGATGCTATTTCCACAAGCATGAATCAGCTTTCCCTTCAAAGCCAGTCTATTGTAAAAATTATCGATACGGTTGAGGAATTGTCCTCTCAATCCAAATTGCTCTCAGTTAATGCGTCTTTAGAAGCTTCGAAAGCCGGTGATCATGGAAAGGGTTTTCATGTGGTGGCACAAGAAATGAAACGATTAACAGAACAATCAGAGGTCGCGACAAAGCAAGTGCGTACCATCCTTAACGATGTTCAGAAAGCTATCCAATCTGCTGTTGCGGCAACTGTTGAAGGAGGCGATGTGATTAACGAGGGGGTCAGGCAAACTGAAATAGCCGAAAACTCCATTCAAGCGCTTGCTTTAACAGTATTTGAGGCCGCTAAAGCCTCTACCCAAATAGAGAATTCTTCTGAACAACAATTGAAAGGGATCGAACAAATGGCCCTTGCCATAAACAGCATAAAAGACTCTACCGATAAAAATTTGTCCTGTGCAACCCTTTTGGAAACCTCAGGAAAAAATCTTAATGAACTAGGAGATCAACTCAAAAAAATGGTCGATTCCTACAAAGTGTAA
- a CDS encoding sulfatase-like hydrolase/transferase — MSIKNCIFNPFVHISTCFWIFFLSLIATGCATQEKPEANNSKPTILKNGKKPNIIVILTDQERYPTHWPEGWAEKNLISNNRLSKNGIFFTKAYTAASECTPSRAVLTTSEHYPINKVPSTPSKTGLPSGDELMDIGSLLKKHTEYDVVWKGKWHLSPPLKGGYNWTEKDIANIQEKYDLYGWTPPDAGNAIMEIEKNVDGTFFDGLSTLGGGYANNDFRYLYGSLKKTPKETPGWGEGILDYLKKAAAKDSEERKPFCLFISLVNPHDVWVYPTSFEKAGYKKEDFANMGIDLPPNFKDDLKTKPSVQLKAREAYNKQSPLNGPQAEKEYVNFYAYLNKKIDESIVKILDTLDETGLTDDTIIIRTADHGELGLSHGMREKAYTVYEEMTHIPLIISNPQLFPNPKTTDAFYCHLDLLPTIAELTGVPEFAQYGKGVSIVPILNNEVESVQDSILFTYDDNFFLPEDVPGGHIRAIRKGDWVYAVYYSADGSHFEYEMYDLKNDPGQLHNLLYKDVSPENASQANKLHRDLKEKIDQAEALPVGFPWPEKPF, encoded by the coding sequence GTGTCTATAAAAAATTGTATTTTTAATCCATTCGTTCATATCTCAACTTGTTTTTGGATATTTTTTTTATCCCTGATAGCAACGGGATGTGCGACGCAAGAAAAACCCGAGGCTAATAATTCCAAACCCACTATTTTAAAAAATGGCAAGAAACCAAATATTATAGTAATTCTAACCGATCAAGAGAGATACCCGACCCATTGGCCTGAAGGCTGGGCTGAAAAAAATCTTATTTCAAATAATCGTTTAAGTAAAAACGGGATCTTTTTTACAAAAGCCTATACAGCAGCTTCTGAATGCACTCCAAGTAGAGCCGTTTTAACCACAAGCGAGCATTACCCGATTAATAAAGTGCCAAGCACCCCTTCAAAAACAGGGCTTCCTTCAGGGGATGAGCTTATGGATATCGGATCATTGCTTAAAAAGCATACCGAATATGATGTCGTTTGGAAAGGCAAGTGGCACTTAAGCCCTCCTCTAAAGGGAGGGTATAATTGGACGGAAAAGGATATCGCTAATATTCAAGAAAAATACGATCTTTATGGATGGACGCCGCCGGATGCCGGCAATGCCATTATGGAAATTGAAAAGAATGTTGACGGAACCTTTTTTGATGGCCTTTCAACTTTAGGCGGCGGATATGCAAATAATGACTTCCGCTATTTATACGGCTCTCTAAAAAAAACACCTAAAGAAACTCCCGGATGGGGAGAAGGCATACTGGACTATTTAAAAAAAGCAGCAGCTAAAGATTCAGAGGAAAGAAAGCCCTTCTGTCTTTTTATTTCGCTTGTCAATCCTCATGATGTTTGGGTCTACCCGACTTCCTTTGAAAAAGCAGGTTATAAAAAGGAAGATTTTGCAAATATGGGAATAGACCTTCCTCCCAACTTTAAAGATGACCTTAAAACAAAACCCTCTGTGCAGCTTAAAGCTCGTGAAGCGTACAACAAACAGTCTCCTTTAAACGGGCCTCAAGCTGAAAAAGAATATGTGAATTTTTATGCTTATTTAAATAAAAAAATCGATGAAAGTATCGTCAAAATCTTAGATACCCTCGACGAAACCGGCTTGACAGACGATACGATTATTATTAGAACCGCAGATCATGGCGAACTTGGTTTATCGCATGGAATGAGAGAAAAAGCTTATACCGTCTATGAAGAAATGACCCATATCCCTTTGATTATTTCTAACCCCCAATTATTTCCAAACCCGAAAACTACGGACGCATTTTATTGCCATTTAGACTTGCTTCCAACAATTGCCGAGCTTACAGGCGTTCCGGAATTTGCTCAATATGGCAAAGGAGTCAGCATTGTCCCGATCCTTAATAACGAAGTGGAATCGGTTCAAGACTCTATTCTTTTTACCTATGATGACAACTTCTTTTTACCGGAAGATGTTCCGGGCGGGCATATTCGCGCTATTCGAAAAGGCGATTGGGTCTATGCTGTGTATTATTCAGCAGACGGCAGCCATTTTGAGTATGAAATGTATGATCTAAAAAATGATCCGGGGCAGCTTCACAATCTTTTATATAAAGATGTCTCTCCTGAAAATGCAAGCCAAGCGAATAAGCTCCATCGGGATCTTAAAGAAAAGATAGATCAAGCAGAAGCTTTACCTGTAGGCTTCCCTTGGCCTGAGAAACCTTTTTGA
- a CDS encoding serine hydrolase has protein sequence MRYYPMRPLFTLSLILTLCVNIFFANAITPCYEKLSLKEVNLSEDEIDDIVNEALKTFNVPGASISLVFKDQTLFSKGYGLRDMVTKLPVTEHTLFPIASCTKAFTATLLAQLVDEGKVAFDDPVKKYIPEFYLVDDERTELLTIRDLIAHRTGMARHDPIWYFSDLAKDRLLEILKNLEPACNLRENFQYNNLMYTVAAMVAEKVTGESWEALISSRLLNPLKMENSTTSLEILKEKSDFSSPHAELYGVLSEIPFRDPAVASPGGGLISNAIEMANWLKVQLGEGLFGKEAIINPHTLKEMHVEQMPLSSPVFNEHITGYGLGWFLGNYRNHDLICHSGEIDGFSSDVALLAQKKIGLVILANSSSDGRYLVSAIRNQIFDKIINAYDINWKSKFYAMKNKVKRHQWDNLELLAKCWNTPCLEPLEIFNGSYNHPAYGTLEVKIEDNMLLAFFGKLATPLFYKEENVFLGLCPELLIYGASPIIEFKFNRDVNGLIDTFDVPFEGFRCAKPITFRRS, from the coding sequence GTGAGATATTATCCTATGCGCCCCCTATTTACCCTTTCTTTAATCCTAACTCTATGTGTAAACATTTTTTTTGCGAATGCCATAACTCCTTGTTATGAAAAGCTCTCTCTAAAGGAAGTTAACCTTTCTGAAGATGAAATCGATGACATCGTAAATGAAGCTCTAAAAACATTTAATGTCCCCGGGGCTTCAATAAGCCTTGTTTTTAAAGATCAAACGCTATTTTCAAAAGGGTATGGCCTTCGTGATATGGTTACAAAACTTCCCGTCACAGAACATACTCTTTTCCCTATTGCCTCTTGCACCAAAGCTTTTACGGCAACTTTATTAGCTCAGCTTGTGGATGAAGGAAAAGTGGCTTTTGATGATCCGGTAAAAAAATATATCCCGGAATTTTATCTTGTGGATGATGAGAGGACGGAGCTATTAACCATACGTGATTTAATCGCTCATAGAACGGGAATGGCTCGTCATGATCCCATTTGGTATTTTTCCGATCTAGCAAAGGATAGGTTGCTTGAAATTTTAAAAAATTTGGAGCCTGCTTGCAACTTAAGAGAGAATTTCCAATACAATAATTTAATGTATACGGTAGCTGCCATGGTGGCTGAAAAAGTGACAGGAGAGTCATGGGAAGCCTTAATTTCTTCGCGTTTACTAAACCCGCTCAAAATGGAAAATTCAACCACTTCTCTTGAAATTTTAAAAGAAAAATCTGATTTTTCATCCCCTCATGCTGAGTTATATGGAGTTCTTAGCGAGATTCCTTTTCGTGATCCTGCGGTTGCAAGCCCGGGCGGCGGTCTTATTTCAAATGCTATCGAGATGGCTAATTGGCTTAAAGTGCAATTAGGAGAAGGTCTATTTGGAAAAGAAGCGATTATTAATCCTCATACTTTAAAAGAAATGCACGTCGAACAGATGCCCCTTTCGAGCCCCGTATTCAATGAACATATCACTGGGTACGGGTTGGGATGGTTTCTTGGCAATTATAGGAATCATGATCTTATTTGCCATAGCGGCGAGATAGATGGTTTTTCATCGGATGTGGCCTTGTTGGCTCAAAAGAAAATCGGTCTTGTTATATTAGCCAATAGCAGCAGCGACGGCCGATACCTTGTCTCTGCCATAAGAAACCAGATTTTTGATAAAATTATTAATGCCTATGATATAAATTGGAAAAGCAAATTTTATGCTATGAAAAATAAAGTCAAGCGCCATCAATGGGACAATCTTGAGCTCTTGGCTAAATGCTGGAATACCCCTTGCCTTGAACCTTTAGAGATATTCAATGGAAGCTATAATCATCCGGCTTATGGAACATTAGAAGTAAAAATTGAGGACAATATGCTTCTCGCTTTTTTTGGGAAGCTGGCAACGCCTCTTTTTTATAAAGAAGAAAATGTTTTTCTTGGCTTATGCCCCGAGCTTCTTATTTATGGTGCAAGTCCTATTATCGAGTTTAAGTTTAATAGGGATGTAAATGGACTGATAGATACGTTCGATGTCCCTTTTGAAGGGTTTAGATGCGCTAAACCGATTACGTTTAGGCGCTCTTAA
- a CDS encoding amidohydrolase family protein — translation MKKIALEEHFITPELLPDTQKIDFSAMDPKQAEDFQIRLLDFEDLRIKAMDEAGVEISVLSLTDPGIQGIKDTKSAVAAASKTNAFLAEKISKNPKRFRGFACLAMQDPMSAANELEHCVNQYGFLGALINGQTLGSYLDEEKFLPFWKKTEELNVPIYLHPGNPLHVSESYKNHPELDGPIWGWTAETATHALRLVFSGLFDKFPKIQVILGHMGETLPYLLWRIDSRWGILKKQKELKELPSQYLRNNFYVTSSGMCSNGPLLCALQELGEDRVMFSIDYPYESSNTASQFIEKAPMDKKALEKVCYKNAEQLLKI, via the coding sequence ATGAAAAAAATAGCACTCGAAGAGCATTTTATTACCCCTGAATTGCTTCCGGATACTCAAAAAATAGATTTTTCCGCGATGGATCCAAAGCAAGCAGAAGATTTTCAGATCCGTTTATTGGATTTCGAAGATTTACGGATCAAAGCCATGGATGAAGCCGGCGTTGAAATTTCTGTGCTTTCTTTAACAGACCCAGGGATTCAAGGAATAAAAGATACGAAAAGTGCAGTCGCAGCGGCTTCTAAAACCAATGCATTTTTAGCAGAAAAAATTTCCAAAAACCCTAAACGCTTTCGTGGCTTTGCCTGTCTTGCTATGCAAGACCCCATGTCTGCTGCAAATGAGCTTGAACATTGCGTTAATCAATATGGATTTCTTGGAGCTTTGATTAATGGCCAAACGCTAGGCTCCTACTTGGATGAAGAGAAATTCCTTCCTTTTTGGAAAAAAACAGAGGAGTTGAATGTCCCTATTTATTTGCATCCCGGAAACCCTTTGCATGTTTCTGAAAGCTATAAAAACCATCCTGAACTTGATGGGCCAATTTGGGGTTGGACAGCAGAAACTGCAACCCATGCTCTTCGCTTAGTATTTTCAGGTCTTTTCGATAAATTTCCTAAAATACAGGTAATTTTAGGGCATATGGGAGAGACTCTCCCCTACCTTTTATGGCGTATTGATAGTCGATGGGGAATCCTAAAGAAGCAAAAAGAATTAAAAGAACTCCCTTCTCAATACTTAAGAAATAATTTTTATGTGACAAGTTCCGGAATGTGCTCCAATGGCCCCCTTTTGTGCGCTCTTCAAGAGCTTGGTGAAGATCGAGTGATGTTTTCTATAGATTACCCTTATGAATCCTCAAACACAGCTTCACAATTTATTGAAAAAGCGCCGATGGATAAAAAAGCATTGGAAAAAGTCTGCTATAAAAACGCGGAACAACTTTTGAAGATATAA
- a CDS encoding GNAT family N-acetyltransferase, whose translation MNSELAQIIYLNGPSSSGKTTLAKALQQAFEKPYLHVGIDKIIGWMPEKLNDWTGNSNPQGYSWKEGKDESGALIQELQAGPYAKKIEEVFRKIVLTLAKMGHPLIVDDISFGKHEIDLWKVVLKDFSVLWVGIRAPLFVLESREKERCNRIIGSARGQIQKVHAGMVYDLEVNTHESSISDIVESIKKAALNKILAEKRKYEVTLVKAEDKDKETIQNLGRFYVYEMSRHCGFLEGWEVPCNGLFECRHLSSYIEKPDRHAFLIKVDGELAGFVLINKVGSTFDVDWNVGEFFVVSKFQEKGIGKIVAEQIFNQFPGIWETAQIPENRAARDFWEKVVSQYTDGQYEKSVKTIEYPTPHPMVVLKFSSKIFKD comes from the coding sequence ATGAATTCTGAATTGGCGCAAATTATTTATTTGAATGGCCCGTCTAGCAGCGGCAAAACCACACTTGCAAAAGCCTTGCAACAGGCTTTTGAAAAACCCTATTTGCATGTTGGAATTGATAAAATTATAGGATGGATGCCTGAAAAATTAAATGATTGGACGGGAAATAGCAACCCTCAAGGGTATAGTTGGAAAGAAGGTAAAGATGAATCCGGCGCTTTAATCCAAGAATTGCAGGCCGGACCTTACGCAAAAAAGATAGAAGAGGTTTTTCGAAAGATTGTTCTTACCCTTGCAAAAATGGGGCATCCACTTATTGTCGATGATATTTCCTTTGGCAAACACGAAATCGATCTTTGGAAGGTAGTCTTAAAAGATTTCTCCGTATTATGGGTGGGGATTAGAGCGCCGTTATTTGTATTAGAAAGTCGTGAAAAGGAGCGCTGCAATCGAATCATAGGCTCTGCAAGAGGTCAGATTCAAAAAGTTCATGCAGGGATGGTTTATGATTTAGAAGTAAATACGCACGAATCTTCTATTTCCGATATCGTTGAGTCTATTAAAAAGGCAGCCTTAAATAAAATTTTAGCTGAAAAGAGAAAATACGAAGTTACCTTAGTGAAAGCGGAAGACAAAGATAAAGAAACGATTCAAAATCTCGGTCGCTTTTATGTCTATGAAATGTCAAGGCATTGCGGTTTTTTAGAAGGTTGGGAGGTGCCCTGTAATGGTCTATTTGAATGCAGGCACTTGAGCTCATACATCGAAAAACCTGATCGGCATGCTTTTCTTATAAAGGTGGATGGGGAATTAGCCGGTTTTGTTTTGATCAATAAGGTCGGTAGCACTTTTGATGTGGATTGGAATGTGGGAGAATTTTTTGTGGTCTCTAAATTTCAAGAAAAAGGAATCGGAAAAATTGTAGCTGAACAGATTTTCAATCAGTTTCCAGGGATATGGGAAACCGCTCAAATTCCAGAGAATAGAGCGGCTCGTGATTTTTGGGAGAAAGTCGTCAGCCAATATACCGATGGCCAATATGAGAAGAGCGTAAAGACCATAGAATATCCCACTCCTCACCCTATGGTAGTTTTAAAGTTTTCCTCTAAGATTTTTAAGGATTAA